TGATTCTGGTTGATAATTTTTAGCATTTCTATATTGCTCTAAAAATTTTTCTTTTGTAATCTTATTATCCATATAATCTTTATGTAATTTTCTATATTCATGACCAGTCTTATGTCCCATATCCCATGGCCTTGGTTTTATTGCTTTATCCCATGTTAGTTCTTCACCAGTATTCGGATCATATACTTTACCATTTTTTTGTTTGGCAGTTTCCCAAACTTCATCTACTTGACCTTTTCCATAAGACGGACGGCTTTTACTATACGGTTTTTTTACTGTTACGTTCGCTTCTGCTTTTGCAGCGGCTTTTGCTTCTGTCTTAGCTTCTGCTTTTAATACTGTGGTAGCAGCCTTTACTTCCACTTTTGCTTCTGGGACAAGATTTAATGCTAATAATTTCCAAGCCATAGTCTTGTCAGCAGGATTACCATCAAGATCACGCCCGGTAGCTATTGTATAAAGCTCTTCAGCAGGAGTTACAGTTTTAACGACCGCCATAAAGGCTTCACTATTAGCTTTCCCATGTTCTTCCTCTGCTCTGGCCTGAATACCCCCTTTGGACTTCATATACATTCTGAAACGGAAATCTGCCCCTTCTAACCCTTCAAGCTCAACATTATCAACAACTCTGTTTTCTGAGAAATTATAATGTGACTGATAAGCATATTTTTCACTTAAAGGGTCAACGTTAAAGAATCTTCCCATCGCAGCATCATAATTCCTCCATCGATAAGAACTCCATCCTGTTTCTATTTGCTTTTCCTGTCCTTGGGAAGAATATTTATAGTTTGGAGATATTGTTCCATTAAGATTCAAGTCTCCTCCAAACTCCAATCCAAAAGGATAGTAATTGGTTGTTCTGTCTATTTGCAGGTTTCCGGAAGCATCTTTGTAATACGCTAGTCTGATGTTCCCTACCTGATCGGTATAATTGTAAATATACTTATTCTGAATGAAATCATAATATCCTTCTGAGGTAGGTACAAAATTTAATACATCTTTGTTATACTGAAATCCGTCCAGATAATCCGTCTTAGTAATGGCTTCGGTTTGCCCTACACCAGATCCGTAGGTATAGACTTTTCTAAGTTTAATGCCCTCTGCATTGTAGAGATATTTCGTATTGACATTATAATAATCCCCTGTCCGACGGGAAAAGTATTGTTTATTAAATTCCACAAAATTGGGTAAATTCAGGTGGTTGTACTCTATTCCCAAGATTCCTCTATCTACATGACTGGTCATATTCCCGTTACCATCATAAGGAATGGTATTTCCTGAAAGATCAGGGTAACCACCATAATTACCTGAAGTATCATTCACCTTAGTGAGTCTATTCCCGGTATAAGTATACCCTAGATTATCCATCACTACATTCCCTACATTTGGTAATAAACTGTTTCTTTTTAAAGTCTGAATATTCCCGTTTACATCATAAGTAAGGGTTTCATTATAATAATTATTCTGGGGAACTGTGGCATTGGGTTCAGAGTAGATCCCACTTTTTAATCGGTTTAATCCATCATACTGGTAATTATACCTTCTGAACGTCCCTCCATCAGCAGACTTCCAGTCTATTTCTGCAATATTACCATTGTACTTCCCTGTAGAAACAGTGGAGTAAACAGGATTGTTGTATTTAATTTCATAGGCAAAAAGTTTCCCGTTTAGATTCGCTGGGTCATTTACTTTTGTAATCCAGCCACGGATATTGTAGCTTTGGTCTATGGACTGCAGAGGTGTTCCGGTAGTATTAGCTGTCTTTTTATTTATAAGCTGTCCCAGATCATTGTACGTGTTTTCTACCAAAAGTTCTTCTGGCTGGCTGTTTACCTGATGATAATGTTTCAGCAGTCTTTTCTGGTCATCATATACAAAACTTTCTTTAATAAGAACTTCTTCATCCGCATCCTCTTTTTTGTGGTAAGTATAACTTTCATCTACAGCACCTGAAAAATCAAGCTTAAACTCCTTTTTGGTATACCCGCCTAAATGATTCCAGCTTTTTTCAGCTACTTTCCCACCTTTGGTATTGTAGTAGAAATACGTCTTGCTCCAGTTATCATCCTCAATATTCTTTACATAGGAAGCTGTGGGCAGACCTTGGGTACTTATACCTCCATTAAGGGCTTTGTCTTCATTAATAACATATTGGTTTAAGATTTTTGCAGGGGGAAATTCCTTTGTATCCCTTGGATAAGAATCATAGTAATTGACAGTAAGCAGTGTTGTAAAACCCGGAAGGAAATTATTGGTATAATACAATACAACGCCATCTTTAGCAAATCCATTGGCAGTTGGGCTTTCACTGATCACCTGTGTGCCGATCTGATTCTGCATAGAAGCCCTGTCTCCGCCTGACATAAGTCCGGTATAAGCAATACGGCCAAAGGCGTCATACTTTGTCATTAGCCACTGTCCTTTATTTTTCAGGTTCACATCCTGGGTAAGTACAGGACGGTCTGCTGCATCATATGCCACCGATTCCCAGTCGTCTCTTCCCGGTAATCTCTTCTCAACCTGTCTGCCCTGTCCATCGTACCGGTACTGGTAACAGTAGGTGTTTACAATATCGGTGGTAACGACATTGTTATTCTGCTCAATCGTCTTTACTGCCAAAGCAGGAATCACAAAAGCTTTTTGTCCATATTCGTTGTAAACATAATAGGTGTCTATATTCTGTGATCCGTCTGTTCTTCTTACCAGTACCGTCTCACCACGCCCATTCTGAAACTCTGTTACAGGAATTCCGTCTTCATCCGTTACGGTGTTTTTGTATAATGTTCCTGCATTATAAAATAGGCTTCCCGGCGTCAGGGATACAGAAGAAACGGTTTTGTTATCTGCTCCTACAGTTCCCGTAGTAGTACTTGTAATAAATTTCTTAACTTCATTTCCCTGGTTTACTTCATATGTAAATTTCTGGGTATGTCCGCCTGCTTTTTTCCATGGCTCACCCGGATGAGCCACTTGTAATACCCTGTCTAAAGGAGAATTTTCAATCTCTTTTTCTGTGTAGGCATTGGCTGCACCATAATACGAGTTAGCCGTATTTTCATTCACTATTCCAGTATGGATTGCTGAATTAAGGGTATTAGCCGGAACCGGAAGAATATCTTTAACCTGTCTTCCAAATCCATCATAAGTAACGGGAGTAACTAAATCTTTTCCAATAGTGGTTGATTTTACGCTGACAATCTGCTTAGGTCTTCCCAATCCGTCAAAATAGATAATGGATTCTGCTTTTTTAGTGCAATCCCCGTTCAGGCAGGTTTTAGATTGCACAAAATTTTCGGTTGTACTTTGTCCGTAGGCTGTTATTGCTGTAAACAGCAGACCTAATAATTGTATTTTTTTCATTTGTGTTTACTGCTTATAGTTATACTTAAATTCTTTGACTACTTTAAAGCTGTAGGTTCCTGCATTATCCCTTTCTCTTACCTGTACCTGTTTTAATCGGTTGGCTGTATCATAGACATACAGTTCCCTTATTCCAGAAGGAGGTGTTATGGTGGTTACTCCTACCAGTGGATCATAGGTATACTTGGTTGTCAATCCAACAGGCTGAAAGGCATCAAGAGCCTGTAGAAGTTCAGCTTCTTTGGTTGGGTCTGCCGCATCTTCGTTAGACTTAGCCACAATCGTACTGATCATGCCTTCCACCTGACTGTACAATGCTCCTACAATCTTTGCAATAGGCTGGGTTTTATTATAACCCCAAACAATACTTACCGGAGTTCCGTCTTTCTCCCTGTACTGAAGAATGTTTCCCTTTTCGTCATATTTTTCATACGTGACATCTTTAGAAGAAACAGTAGGGCTCAGGGTGTCATAAGAATATTCAGACAGAGGAAGTGCTAAGTTTCCGGTAATGGCATGAGGCAGGGTCGTTGGATAAACAGTCTCATCACGGGAGGTAACTTTGGTGATATTATCTACCGTTTGCTGCGACTTTGTTTCCAGTGAAATCCCCAGCATGTTCTTACTGATCAGTAACTGATTATTTTTTTCATCAGCATACTGATAGGTTTTTTCTTCTGTAGACAGATCAGGGAAAATAGTTTTCTCATTAGTCAGCTGATGGTGTTTGGGGTTGTTATAGAAATACTGGGTTTCTGTTTTCATGGCAGTTCCGTTCAGATAGTCTATCGCCTTCTGAGATTTCAGGTACTCAAAACGGGATATGTTCTTATACTGCATGATGTCAAGATTATCAAGCTGGTCGGCAAAAGTAATTACTTCTCCTACACTTTTCCCGTAACAAATATCTTTATACGTGATGGTTTGATTATTCGCACCTATGGCATGGCAGTTTTTATTTCCGTCCGTTGTTGTATAGAAATGTGAATGGTTTGTACTGCAATAAGTATAATCATAAGTTCTCACAACATCCTCCGCCGTGCAGGTTCTGGTTACATTTTGCGCTACCGGATTATCATAATTTTTTCTGATCGAGAATCCATCTACCTGATATGTACGGCTGTTGTCCTCTTCGTAGTTCATTTCCACGGTGCGAACCAAATTATTACCACTGTCAAGGTATTTTGTCAGTTTCTCCTTTCCGTTATTCCATCCAAAATTAGTCAGGGTAGAGTTTCTAATATTTTTCCCATACAGTACTTTACCAAAATCATCTGATTCAGTTGAATAATAATGGATGATATTTGATTTTCCCTCTACAATTTCCTGTACCGTTTTATAAAAAACATTAGGATGGGTCGCAAAGAGCTGATTGATATTGGTAGAGGTGATGGTATAATATGGGAACCTTTCTACTCCTGTAGGTACACCCCCTCCATTATTTCCCGGATTAGGGGTGGTACTGCATGTTCTTGTATAATCCAGCTGCTCTTCAAATTCAGGCATTCTCAGTACAATGGCTTCAGTAGTCTGTTCACCCAGATCATGGTAAACGAATTTTCGGGTCGAGGCCACCCCGTTTTCGGTAGTGTCCACAATTTTAGCAATTCTTACTCCCCCGATAGCGGCTTCTCTGTCTCCTCTTACTTCCAGCGCTTGGGTATAGCTTGCTGCTGCCTCAGCCTGTACGCACACAAAAAGAGTGCTTAAATTTAGGGTCAGCGCTTCATTTTTTTGAACCATTGCATAATAGGCATAAGGCGAAGGAAATGTGAGGGAGGTCGTTGGGCTTGTCATCATACCGCTGGGCGTTTTCTGATAAAGCGTAACGCTTTGTCCATTAGATCGTTTAAGATTGGCCACAGCACGGTGCTTACCCGCTACCTCCCACTGGGAGTCACAGGCATCACTATTGAACCAGGCACCTCCGCCTATGGTAATCTCTTCATCTTTAACAGGCGTGAATGTAATGGAGTTACTTACCTGCGGACCGCTGCTGCCTTTCTCCGCACCAATCTGGACACCCGTTTTTATCTCAGGAGTAATCACCACATTCTTTTCCATGATTGAATTATTTTCATAGAAAAACTCTGAAGACCCTTTGGTGGGATACGTAATTTTTTGCAGTATTCCGATAGAAGTTTTAGAAGGGTCAACAGCTCTGAGAGAATATGGATAACCGCTCCAATTCATGATCTGCGGGATATAAGGGATCAGGTTGGAATTACTGACAGCTCCATTGAAATACCCCCAGTCATCCCTTCCAAATGACAGTCTGGCCGGGAACTGGTCAGGAAGATTATACTGGAAACTGTGCACACTGCCTGAAACACCATCAGAAACAGAATTCAGAAACAAGCGGTTATTAGAAGTTAAGGTATAATTTAAGGTAACATCATTTATGATACTCCCGTTAACTTTTTTCGTAACTTTCTGTAACCTCTTGAAGTCGGCACTTCCTCCAGACTGAAAGTAATCAAATATAACCTCACCATAGGAAGGATTACTGCTGTAGATTCTTTTAATCTGCTTGCCGTTAACAGTCTGGTTATGGCTTATCAGCTCGCTGACCTGCGGGTACCTGATAAATGCCGGATTTCCACAGGAAGAAGTCATCGGTCCGCCATTGGGAATGGTATAGGATAAAGTCTGTGACTGGCTCATGGTGGCTGTATACCCTCCATCCACATTTTCAATAAATACCGTTTCTCCGGTAGAGGGATCTTCAATCTTTGTTAAATACCATGCTGCGGTAGAAATACTGATCAAAGAATGTCCTGCACCTGCCGTACGGTTAGACGTTGATTCTTTATCCGTAAAATAGTACTTTATTCCATTGTCGGTGGTGATGGTAAATGAGTTTCCACCGCTCACCCCTTCAATAATGACGTCCTTTTGAGAGTAGATAACAGGAATTCCTTTCTTGTCAAACACAAACTTGATTTGCATGCCGCCAAAGTTGGCCATATATAAATCCTGTTCAGTATCTACATTATCATTGGAAGCGTCCTGAAAAAACTGCATGGCAATGGGATTATTGGCTCCTATATCATCAAAATTGGTCGGAATGGAAACATTGGATAAATTGTTTTCATCCGGAAGATCACGGATAACCCGTGTGATTACCCCTCCTGATACCATAGTCCAGCCAAGTCCTGTTGAACCGTTCATATCATCTACTTTGATTCCATTGGAGAAATAATTAAGCCTGATGGGAATATTGATATTCTCTGTATCAAAAGAGGTAACAGGAATATTTACGTTGACATTTCCTGTGAATAGACTTACCGGAAGGTTTCCAAATGCTCCCAGTTTATAGGACTCCGCAGAGGGAGGAATGATATTGGGAAGCGTGGATTGTTTACTTCCTGTAGTTTGTGCTAATGCCGTCCCCAGAGACAGGCAGAAAAACAAACTCGTAATATTTTTTTTCATGGTGTTTTATTTCTTGATTAATTTGGCATTAGCGGTTTTACCTGTATCAGTTTTTATAGTCACCAGATAAGCTCCCTGAATGAGTGCCTGAGTATTAATTTTAGTGACCTTGTTCTTAGTTGAAAGGTTTTGAAGCTGTCTTCCGCTCATATCATACAGGAGAATTTCAGCATCCTTGAATGGACTTCCAATTTCTACATAAGTATAATCAGAGACAGGATTAGGATAAATTTTGATGTCATATTTTTCAATCAAATCACCTACCTGCTTATCTCCAAGCTTTACAATCTTCCAGTTTTCTTTTCCAATCTCTTCCGCGCTGGTTCCGGCAAGAATAATAGAACCGTCTCTGTTCAGCTTTAAGTCAGAAAGTCGTTCTTCTTTTTGTCGGGATTCTCCGGGTATATGTTTTCTCCATACTTCGTTCCCTAGCTGATCAGTATATAGTAGCCAAAAAGTATTATCATCTTTCTCCGCTCTTCCCTCTGAAGGGGTGTAGCCACCAAGTAAAATCCCTTTTGTAGACTTATCATCTGCTGAATGAAGGACATTCATTCCCATAAGTACATCACGATTCCCAAAATTGTAGGACTTCTGCCACTGCTCTTCGCCTCTTTCATTTAAAGCAATCAGCCAAAGATCTGTCCCTTCAGTAGTTCCCACCGTTTTATTTCCTGAACGCTCAGACCGGGATTCTCCTCCAATAATAAAACCATTTGAAGTTAAGGCCATAGTTCTCAAATGATCATCTCCTTTACCTCCAAAATTCTTCTCCCATTCTATTTTTCCGGTTTTGTCTAACTTGACAATCCAGAAGTCACCTTCGCCATAGTTTTCGGTCTTTTTAGCATAAGAAGATACTGACGATGGTACCGGAGCACTTGCTTTTAATTTACAAACACCACTCTTGGAATATATCCCCAATAGTGCTCCGCCATCCATCGTAGGGATAAGCTTTTCAGCTCCATCCAAACCACAACCACCTATGAGAATTTCTGATAATACGTTACCATTCTTGTCTAATTTTGTAAGCATAATATCTTTTGAGCCAAAGCCCCCGGATATATTTTG
The nucleotide sequence above comes from Chryseobacterium sp. 7. Encoded proteins:
- a CDS encoding DUF6443 domain-containing protein, encoding MKKIQLLGLLFTAITAYGQSTTENFVQSKTCLNGDCTKKAESIIYFDGLGRPKQIVSVKSTTIGKDLVTPVTYDGFGRQVKDILPVPANTLNSAIHTGIVNENTANSYYGAANAYTEKEIENSPLDRVLQVAHPGEPWKKAGGHTQKFTYEVNQGNEVKKFITSTTTGTVGADNKTVSSVSLTPGSLFYNAGTLYKNTVTDEDGIPVTEFQNGRGETVLVRRTDGSQNIDTYYVYNEYGQKAFVIPALAVKTIEQNNNVVTTDIVNTYCYQYRYDGQGRQVEKRLPGRDDWESVAYDAADRPVLTQDVNLKNKGQWLMTKYDAFGRIAYTGLMSGGDRASMQNQIGTQVISESPTANGFAKDGVVLYYTNNFLPGFTTLLTVNYYDSYPRDTKEFPPAKILNQYVINEDKALNGGISTQGLPTASYVKNIEDDNWSKTYFYYNTKGGKVAEKSWNHLGGYTKKEFKLDFSGAVDESYTYHKKEDADEEVLIKESFVYDDQKRLLKHYHQVNSQPEELLVENTYNDLGQLINKKTANTTGTPLQSIDQSYNIRGWITKVNDPANLNGKLFAYEIKYNNPVYSTVSTGKYNGNIAEIDWKSADGGTFRRYNYQYDGLNRLKSGIYSEPNATVPQNNYYNETLTYDVNGNIQTLKRNSLLPNVGNVVMDNLGYTYTGNRLTKVNDTSGNYGGYPDLSGNTIPYDGNGNMTSHVDRGILGIEYNHLNLPNFVEFNKQYFSRRTGDYYNVNTKYLYNAEGIKLRKVYTYGSGVGQTEAITKTDYLDGFQYNKDVLNFVPTSEGYYDFIQNKYIYNYTDQVGNIRLAYYKDASGNLQIDRTTNYYPFGLEFGGDLNLNGTISPNYKYSSQGQEKQIETGWSSYRWRNYDAAMGRFFNVDPLSEKYAYQSHYNFSENRVVDNVELEGLEGADFRFRMYMKSKGGIQARAEEEHGKANSEAFMAVVKTVTPAEELYTIATGRDLDGNPADKTMAWKLLALNLVPEAKVEVKAATTVLKAEAKTEAKAAAKAEANVTVKKPYSKSRPSYGKGQVDEVWETAKQKNGKVYDPNTGEELTWDKAIKPRPWDMGHKTGHEYRKLHKDYMDNKITKEKFLEQYRNAKNYQPESKSANRSHKYEKK
- a CDS encoding T9SS type A sorting domain-containing protein, producing MKKNYTIALFLCAFLGISGQETEVIWQRDIKSSTQDFLSQVTTTIDGQYLITGSSIRSNPSTGSGLSGQKQNNGYDFHLIKLDQQGNETWEKYFSGQNHDYLSAAVTTQDGGFLLAGTSYSGKGLDKKDDSKGGSDIWLIRLNEFGDELWQKTLGTSSDEEARAVIQTTDLGFFVAGNRQNISGGFGSKDIMLTKLDKNGNVLSEILIGGCGLDGAEKLIPTMDGGALLGIYSKSGVCKLKASAPVPSSVSSYAKKTENYGEGDFWIVKLDKTGKIEWEKNFGGKGDDHLRTMALTSNGFIIGGESRSERSGNKTVGTTEGTDLWLIALNERGEEQWQKSYNFGNRDVLMGMNVLHSADDKSTKGILLGGYTPSEGRAEKDDNTFWLLYTDQLGNEVWRKHIPGESRQKEERLSDLKLNRDGSIILAGTSAEEIGKENWKIVKLGDKQVGDLIEKYDIKIYPNPVSDYTYVEIGSPFKDAEILLYDMSGRQLQNLSTKNKVTKINTQALIQGAYLVTIKTDTGKTANAKLIKK